The Nostoc sp. UHCC 0302 genome includes a window with the following:
- a CDS encoding HlyD family efflux transporter periplasmic adaptor subunit — translation MISHPNSDYLPPLRDNEFLPPLGRWTTWGGLVLICIVGLAIPLASITKYKVTVKGQAVVRPAGELRLVQSATEGQVMRVFVAENQVVKKGDVIATVDNSKLQTKKSQLQSNIGQSRLQLVQINAQINAINSQVLAEAERITRVIAGAEAELNGRSRDYQDKLVTTATDVEEADANVKAADASLKAAQSKRNRYEGIAKAGALSQDQFEEAQLAVQQQEQSLKAAKAKLQNVQTAIDPSNAAVAIASQRIAQEKAAGKASIATLDKERQSLIQQRIEIQKQLERDKSELQQVNIDLSQTVITATADGIVSKLNLRNPGQTVPVGEEIAQIAPSNIPLEIKAAVALQDKNKLKQGQTVQMRVSACPYPDYGTLKGKVKTISPDAIAPQGNNTTATAPTISASQKMADVSSFYAVTIEPESFSLGRDKHQCALQLGMEGTVDIISKEESVLQFFLRKARLIADL, via the coding sequence ATGATTAGCCATCCCAACTCAGACTACCTGCCCCCACTTCGAGACAACGAGTTTCTCCCACCACTTGGTCGTTGGACTACTTGGGGCGGACTAGTGCTTATTTGTATTGTGGGGCTAGCTATTCCACTTGCCTCTATTACTAAATACAAAGTAACAGTTAAAGGACAAGCTGTTGTCCGCCCTGCTGGTGAGTTACGGCTCGTTCAATCTGCTACAGAGGGCCAGGTAATGCGCGTTTTTGTTGCAGAGAACCAAGTCGTCAAAAAAGGGGATGTCATTGCTACTGTTGACAACTCGAAGTTGCAAACCAAAAAAAGCCAACTGCAAAGTAACATTGGGCAAAGTCGTTTACAACTCGTTCAAATCAACGCACAGATTAATGCCATTAATAGCCAAGTTTTAGCTGAAGCTGAGCGTATTACTCGTGTAATCGCTGGTGCTGAAGCAGAGTTAAACGGTCGCAGCCGGGACTATCAAGATAAACTTGTTACCACTGCTACTGATGTTGAAGAAGCGGATGCCAACGTCAAAGCAGCAGATGCTAGTCTCAAAGCAGCTCAGTCAAAACGAAATCGATACGAGGGTATAGCCAAAGCCGGAGCCTTGTCTCAAGATCAATTTGAGGAGGCACAATTAGCTGTTCAGCAACAAGAACAATCTCTCAAAGCAGCTAAAGCAAAATTGCAAAATGTCCAAACTGCCATTGATCCCAGTAATGCAGCAGTTGCGATCGCCTCTCAACGTATTGCCCAAGAAAAAGCTGCGGGGAAAGCCAGTATTGCTACTTTAGATAAAGAACGCCAATCCTTAATCCAACAACGAATTGAAATTCAAAAACAGTTAGAGCGCGACAAAAGTGAACTTCAGCAAGTAAATATTGACCTTAGCCAAACTGTAATTACTGCCACAGCAGACGGTATTGTTTCTAAGTTGAACTTGCGAAATCCTGGTCAAACTGTACCTGTCGGAGAAGAGATTGCCCAGATTGCTCCTAGTAATATTCCTTTAGAAATTAAAGCAGCGGTAGCCCTTCAAGATAAAAATAAGTTGAAACAAGGTCAAACTGTACAAATGCGGGTTTCCGCCTGTCCTTATCCAGACTACGGCACTCTCAAAGGCAAAGTTAAGACGATTTCACCAGACGCGATCGCACCTCAAGGAAATAATACAACTGCTACTGCTCCTACAATATCTGCCAGCCAAAAGATGGCAGATGTTAGTAGTTTCTATGCGGTCACAATTGAGCCAGAAAGCTTTTCTTTAGGTAGGGATAAACATCAGTGTGCGCTTCAGCTAGGAATGGAGGGTACTGTCGATATTATTTCTAAAGAAGAGAGTGTGCTGCAATTCTTTCTTAGGAAAGCAAGATTGATTGCAGACTTATAA
- a CDS encoding peptidase domain-containing ABC transporter, giving the protein MKYQTVLQHSEEDCGAACLATIAKHYGRTFAINKVREAVGTGSRGTSLLGLRRGAEALGFNARQVKASEQLLDSLHKISLPAIIHWKGYHWVVLYGQKGRKYVIADPGVGIRYLTCEELLEGWGNGIMLLLEPDDSHFYQQSDDQIGGFGRYLMRVLPYRVILIQAIAINIAIGLLSLVSPLMMQLLTDDVLVRGDTQLLTVVAIGSIAMSLFSSAIGLVQSHLIGHFGQRLQLGLILEYGRQLLRLPLSYFEGRRSGEVVSRIADVDHINELVGQIVLGLPSQFFIALVSLGFMLFYSWGLTLASVTAFMIVTLINLLFLPALRQKTRNAIVLGTENQGFLVETFRGVQVLKTTQATPQAWQEYQANYGRLANLGWSTMKLGLYSGTITSIFSTCTNIALLWLGSYLVINRTLSIGQLLAFSGMSGNFLGFLGSVIGLVDEFITAQIVIQRMTEVIDATPEDEKDEKKPWSEIPSNADITCTNLNFHHAGRVDLLCDFSLTIPGGRAIALIGKSGCGKSTLAKVLAGLYFLQSGNIRYGIYNQQDLSMECLRQQVVLVPQEAHFWSRSIVENFRFSYPQITFEQIVQACSIAGADEFISKLPDKYQTVLGEFGANLSGGQRQRLAIARAIVTDPPVLILDESTGALDPVSESEVLDRLLDHRQGKTTIMISHRPKVIGRADWIVLLESGRLKIQGTPEALRCQAGEHLDFLDSVDTLINGLVPESSNSHSNGKLSTISK; this is encoded by the coding sequence ATGAAATACCAAACTGTACTACAACACAGCGAAGAAGACTGTGGTGCTGCCTGCCTTGCTACTATTGCAAAACACTACGGACGCACTTTTGCCATTAATAAAGTGCGAGAAGCGGTTGGTACTGGGTCACGAGGAACTTCTTTACTGGGTTTGAGACGGGGGGCAGAAGCTTTAGGGTTCAATGCTCGCCAAGTCAAAGCCTCAGAGCAACTGCTCGACTCTTTGCATAAAATTTCTCTACCAGCCATCATACATTGGAAAGGCTACCATTGGGTCGTTTTATACGGACAGAAGGGTAGAAAATACGTGATCGCAGACCCCGGCGTAGGTATCCGTTACCTTACCTGTGAAGAGTTGCTCGAAGGATGGGGTAATGGCATAATGCTGCTGCTGGAGCCAGATGACAGCCACTTTTATCAACAATCAGATGATCAGATTGGCGGCTTTGGGCGTTATCTAATGAGGGTTTTACCCTATCGCGTCATTCTCATTCAAGCGATCGCAATTAATATTGCTATTGGACTACTTTCCCTTGTCTCTCCCTTGATGATGCAACTGTTGACTGATGATGTGTTAGTCCGGGGAGATACTCAACTGCTAACTGTCGTGGCAATTGGGTCGATTGCTATGAGTTTATTTAGCAGTGCCATCGGTTTAGTACAGTCTCACTTAATTGGTCACTTCGGTCAAAGGTTGCAATTAGGGCTGATTTTAGAATACGGGCGACAACTGTTGCGCTTGCCTCTCTCATACTTTGAAGGACGGCGCAGTGGTGAAGTAGTTAGTCGGATTGCTGATGTAGATCATATCAATGAGCTAGTTGGCCAAATTGTCCTCGGTTTGCCTAGCCAATTTTTTATCGCCTTGGTTTCTTTGGGCTTTATGCTCTTTTACAGTTGGGGATTGACTTTAGCTTCTGTAACAGCCTTTATGATTGTCACTCTCATCAACCTGCTTTTTCTCCCCGCCTTACGCCAGAAAACCCGTAATGCGATAGTGTTAGGTACAGAAAACCAAGGCTTTCTCGTTGAAACTTTTCGCGGTGTCCAGGTGTTAAAAACCACTCAAGCCACTCCTCAAGCTTGGCAAGAGTATCAAGCGAATTATGGACGCCTCGCTAACTTGGGCTGGAGTACGATGAAACTGGGGCTATACAGTGGCACAATTACCAGTATTTTTTCCACTTGCACTAATATTGCTTTACTTTGGCTAGGCTCATATTTAGTAATTAACCGCACCTTAAGTATTGGACAACTGCTAGCGTTTAGCGGCATGAGTGGCAACTTTCTCGGCTTTTTGGGTTCAGTCATCGGCTTAGTTGATGAGTTTATCACTGCTCAAATTGTCATTCAACGCATGACGGAGGTGATTGATGCTACTCCAGAAGACGAAAAAGACGAGAAAAAGCCTTGGTCTGAAATTCCTAGCAATGCAGACATTACTTGCACCAACCTTAATTTCCACCATGCAGGTAGAGTGGACTTGCTCTGTGATTTTTCCCTAACTATACCTGGGGGTCGAGCCATTGCCTTAATTGGTAAATCCGGCTGTGGAAAAAGTACCCTCGCTAAAGTACTTGCAGGTTTGTATTTCCTCCAATCTGGCAATATCCGTTATGGTATCTATAATCAGCAAGACCTCTCAATGGAATGTCTACGGCAACAGGTAGTGCTAGTGCCTCAAGAAGCACACTTTTGGAGTCGCTCAATCGTGGAAAATTTCCGCTTCAGCTATCCCCAAATTACATTTGAACAAATTGTGCAGGCTTGCTCAATTGCTGGTGCAGATGAGTTTATTAGTAAACTGCCCGATAAGTATCAAACTGTTTTAGGCGAATTTGGCGCAAATCTTTCTGGTGGACAACGCCAAAGATTGGCGATCGCTAGAGCTATAGTTACTGACCCGCCAGTATTAATCTTAGATGAATCAACTGGCGCTCTCGACCCAGTAAGTGAATCCGAAGTGCTAGACAGACTACTTGACCATCGGCAGGGCAAAACCACAATTATGATTAGCCATCGCCCCAAAGTCATCGGACGGGCAGATTGGATTGTACTACTAGAGTCAGGACGCTTGAAAATCCAGGGCACTCCAGAGGCTCTGCGCTGTCAAGCTGGTGAACACTTAGACTTTCTCGATAGTGTTGACACATTAATAAATGGTTTAGTGCCTGAATCCTCTAATTCTCACTCTAACGGCAAATTAAGCACAATCAGTAAATAA
- a CDS encoding DUF1822 family protein: MSSTETLCVKVPLGQEAHAIARQFAAEQTTPQKGKQIYLNTLAVYAVHNYLKWLQIDTALGEGDSWHPLKRALFDIADLVLPNIGRLECRPVQPGETAISLPPEVMENRIGYVAVQFGERLNEVQLLGFIKTVTFSSTSQEIPLLSFKPLSFLFDCIPDTVTSSSLSASQIGVRLSQWFENLFENNWMSLEEIFGSRNEKKFALRSLSSSSGGSVERAKIIDLGLDLGNESIVLLVAIAPLAEDKLEILVQLHPRGEKTYLPSHLKLNLQTESGENIQEVESRSNDNFIQLKRFRGYPGEGFNIQVSDGNFTIKETFVI; this comes from the coding sequence ATGAGTAGCACAGAAACACTTTGTGTAAAAGTTCCCCTTGGGCAAGAAGCCCATGCCATCGCCCGTCAGTTTGCTGCTGAACAAACTACACCTCAGAAAGGAAAACAAATATATCTCAATACACTAGCAGTTTATGCTGTTCATAATTATTTGAAATGGTTACAGATTGATACGGCTTTAGGAGAAGGTGATAGTTGGCATCCACTCAAACGAGCTTTATTTGACATTGCGGATCTAGTTCTTCCCAATATTGGTAGGTTAGAGTGTCGTCCAGTTCAACCTGGAGAAACGGCAATTTCTTTACCACCGGAAGTCATGGAAAATAGAATTGGTTATGTTGCTGTCCAGTTCGGTGAACGCTTAAATGAAGTGCAGTTGCTAGGATTCATTAAAACAGTTACTTTTTCTTCTACTTCCCAAGAAATACCACTTTTGAGCTTCAAACCTCTTAGTTTCCTTTTTGATTGCATCCCTGACACTGTTACTTCCTCTTCACTCAGTGCTAGCCAGATAGGAGTGAGATTAAGCCAATGGTTTGAGAATTTGTTTGAAAATAATTGGATGTCTCTAGAAGAAATTTTCGGCAGTAGAAATGAGAAAAAATTTGCCTTAAGAAGCCTTTCATCTTCAAGTGGAGGTAGTGTAGAGCGAGCAAAAATCATAGATTTGGGATTAGATTTAGGAAATGAGTCAATAGTGTTGCTAGTAGCGATCGCACCTTTGGCTGAGGATAAATTAGAGATATTAGTACAGCTACATCCAAGGGGCGAGAAGACTTATTTACCATCTCATCTTAAATTAAATTTACAAACAGAATCAGGAGAAAATATTCAAGAAGTTGAATCTCGAAGTAATGATAACTTTATTCAATTAAAACGATTTAGAGGGTATCCTGGAGAAGGCTTTAATATACAAGTGTCCGATGGAAATTTCACAATTAAGGAGACTTTTGTCATCTGA
- a CDS encoding CHASE2 domain-containing protein: MSKLVVLNLGKGDLYKGFPDVTVQLGLIDDLRAMEFRGSLPAAPEIPQLYRNWQILYSALYRYSGWCVRLEVEDTDVTNFSEVEFNDLCQQLSSRINNWLNCEQFRKIDQKLRTQLNPNEEICLMIATSDQLLRRIPWHLWNFLDDYPKAEVALSPLEPQRPNKIYIQENKVKILAIFGNSQGIDISQDKRFLEKLSSQAKIKFLVEPQRKELSDELWNQGWNILFFAGHSYSQSKGVLQINQTTTISLDKLAHGLKKAIESGLRLAIFNSCDGLGLAEALEDLHIPQVIVMREPVPDLVAQEFLKHFLTEFSSGQSLYSALREARKRLEGIEDEYPCATWLPVICQNPLSAPMIWPLHRRMLTTKSIFAILLTSLLVTSLVMGARYWGYLQTSELHAFDHFMQLRSQLVTEKPDERILIITIDEADIQYQINKGMQMRWSLSDQALAQLLEKLNKYQPRTIGLDIYRDGTVDPKYLDLATRFRENNRLFFVCKVATTDDDGDTDGIASPDGVQRERLSFSDFVADDEVIARRQLLYLTPPPTSLCTTEYAFNLQLALHYLDKAGKTSSVTKSGYLQIGDVVFRQLNEHASGYQEIDASGYQILLNYRSLPSVDKIAEQVSLRDVLDEKIPLASIQSLRDRVVMIGLSAPTNTNDYWKTPFSTSTKSRTKQIPGVFVQAQMLSQILSAVLDGRLLLWWWSGWIETLWIWVWSLVGGITAWYYSKPLHLGIATLITLLTLFGICFGIFTVAGWVPLIPSALAVLATQVMVISWFRRSHLDKKKFNF, encoded by the coding sequence ATGAGTAAGTTAGTTGTCTTGAATTTGGGTAAGGGCGACCTCTATAAAGGCTTTCCTGATGTCACAGTTCAACTGGGGTTGATAGATGATCTGCGAGCGATGGAATTTCGTGGTAGTTTACCAGCAGCGCCAGAAATTCCTCAACTGTATCGAAATTGGCAAATACTATACTCAGCTCTCTATCGCTATTCTGGTTGGTGTGTACGTTTGGAAGTTGAAGATACTGATGTCACAAATTTTTCGGAAGTTGAATTTAACGATTTATGTCAACAATTATCGTCTAGAATTAACAATTGGCTAAATTGTGAACAGTTTCGCAAAATAGACCAGAAATTACGCACACAATTAAATCCCAATGAAGAAATCTGTCTGATGATTGCAACTAGTGATCAATTATTGCGGCGGATTCCTTGGCATTTGTGGAACTTTCTTGATGATTATCCGAAAGCGGAAGTAGCACTTAGTCCATTAGAACCGCAGCGACCTAATAAAATATATATTCAAGAAAACAAAGTTAAAATATTAGCGATTTTTGGAAATAGTCAAGGAATAGATATTAGTCAAGATAAACGTTTCTTAGAAAAATTATCAAGCCAAGCTAAAATAAAATTTTTGGTAGAACCACAACGAAAGGAATTAAGTGATGAGCTTTGGAATCAAGGTTGGAATATTTTGTTTTTTGCTGGACACAGCTACAGTCAATCAAAAGGAGTTCTACAAATTAACCAAACTACAACAATTAGTCTAGATAAATTGGCACATGGACTCAAAAAAGCAATTGAGAGCGGATTACGTTTAGCAATTTTCAATTCCTGCGATGGCTTAGGCTTAGCAGAAGCATTAGAGGATTTACACATTCCTCAAGTCATTGTCATGCGTGAACCAGTGCCGGACTTAGTAGCACAAGAATTTTTAAAACATTTTTTAACAGAATTTTCTAGTGGACAATCCTTGTACTCTGCACTACGTGAGGCTCGAAAAAGGCTAGAAGGAATAGAAGATGAATACCCTTGTGCAACTTGGTTACCAGTAATTTGCCAAAATCCTTTGTCAGCACCAATGATTTGGCCGTTGCACCGAAGAATGCTCACTACTAAGAGCATTTTTGCAATATTGCTCACAAGCTTGTTGGTGACAAGTTTGGTAATGGGGGCGCGGTATTGGGGTTATTTGCAAACCTCAGAGTTACACGCTTTTGACCATTTTATGCAGTTGCGATCGCAACTTGTAACTGAAAAACCTGATGAACGGATTTTAATTATTACTATTGATGAAGCAGATATTCAATACCAAATTAATAAAGGAATGCAAATGCGATGGTCGTTATCTGACCAAGCCCTTGCTCAACTATTAGAGAAATTAAATAAATATCAACCACGAACTATTGGTTTAGATATTTATCGTGATGGGACTGTAGACCCTAAATATCTAGATTTAGCTACTCGTTTTAGGGAGAATAACCGTTTATTTTTTGTGTGCAAAGTTGCTACTACTGATGATGATGGTGATACTGATGGAATTGCATCACCTGATGGAGTTCAAAGAGAACGTTTAAGTTTTAGTGATTTTGTTGCAGATGATGAAGTTATTGCTCGTCGCCAGCTTTTATATTTGACTCCACCTCCAACATCTCTATGTACTACAGAATATGCTTTTAACCTACAATTAGCACTTCATTACTTAGATAAAGCGGGCAAAACATCGAGCGTTACAAAATCAGGTTATTTACAAATTGGTGATGTTGTGTTCCGGCAATTAAACGAACACGCCAGCGGTTATCAAGAAATAGATGCATCTGGTTATCAAATATTGTTGAATTATCGTTCTCTCCCTTCTGTTGATAAAATTGCCGAGCAGGTTAGTTTGAGAGACGTGTTAGATGAAAAAATCCCATTAGCATCAATCCAATCACTTAGAGATCGAGTTGTGATGATTGGTCTTTCTGCCCCCACCAATACAAACGATTATTGGAAAACACCGTTTAGCACTAGTACTAAATCTAGAACAAAGCAGATACCAGGGGTATTCGTACAGGCACAAATGCTAAGTCAAATCCTAAGTGCAGTTTTGGACGGCAGACTTTTATTATGGTGGTGGTCTGGATGGATAGAGACACTTTGGATATGGGTATGGTCGCTGGTTGGAGGTATTACAGCATGGTATTATTCCAAACCATTGCATCTGGGAATAGCAACTTTAATAACCCTTTTAACACTATTTGGGATATGTTTTGGCATTTTTACAGTGGCTGGATGGGTGCCATTAATCCCCTCAGCATTAGCGGTGTTAGCTACCCAAGTAATGGTAATTTCATGGTTTAGACGTTCTCATCTTGATAAGAAAAAATTTAATTTTTGA
- a CDS encoding DUF928 domain-containing protein: MIKKKLLIPIIQSVCTIPLLIISTTSYLELVQAQLPNSTQSPVKNSHFQSFQQPKLPRNGAPTGRRRAGAGRNPECPVSLKRLTALVPGDGGKSVLALTVAENPTFWFYVPQVPETVRFAEFVLQAQDGKGVENVYRTPLTLSGKSGIISITPPAQPQYFLKTDKKYHWYFHIYCNDPQKTSDNFYVDGFVQRQVLTQALDNQLKAAKPREYIAYSTNNIWYDAVTNLGQLRRTNPQNTAINQDWVDLLNAIGLQDIAKEAIIQHYNLEN, encoded by the coding sequence ATGATTAAAAAAAAATTACTAATCCCAATAATTCAAAGTGTTTGCACAATTCCTTTGCTAATTATTAGTACAACCAGTTATTTAGAATTAGTACAAGCACAATTGCCTAACTCCACCCAAAGCCCTGTTAAAAATTCGCATTTTCAATCTTTCCAGCAACCAAAATTGCCTAGAAATGGTGCACCTACAGGTCGGCGCAGAGCCGGGGCTGGGCGTAATCCTGAGTGTCCTGTATCCCTTAAACGTCTTACTGCTCTAGTACCTGGGGATGGAGGGAAATCAGTCTTGGCATTAACAGTTGCAGAAAATCCCACTTTTTGGTTTTATGTTCCTCAAGTCCCTGAAACCGTGCGTTTCGCAGAATTTGTGTTGCAGGCGCAAGACGGTAAAGGTGTAGAGAATGTTTACCGAACACCTCTTACTCTTTCTGGAAAATCAGGGATTATCAGCATTACTCCACCAGCACAACCGCAATACTTTTTAAAAACAGATAAAAAATATCACTGGTATTTTCATATTTATTGTAACGATCCGCAAAAAACCTCTGACAATTTTTATGTAGATGGGTTTGTGCAAAGACAGGTACTAACTCAGGCTCTTGATAATCAGTTGAAGGCGGCAAAACCAAGGGAGTACATTGCTTATAGTACCAATAATATATGGTACGATGCTGTAACTAATTTAGGACAACTACGCCGCACCAATCCTCAGAATACAGCTATTAATCAAGATTGGGTTGACTTATTAAATGCCATTGGTTTACAAGATATTGCTAAAGAGGCAATCATACAGCATTACAACTTAGAAAACTGA
- a CDS encoding S-layer family protein — MSGITQDWWWGCSLVMGGMLIASSPEYVFAQITPDGTLPNNSIVTPDGSTLNITGGTRAGKNLFHSFGEFSVPTGGTASFNNALDIQNIISRVTGGSASNIDGIISTKGTANLFLINPNGIIFGQNAQLNVGGSFIATTANAIGFGNLGFFSATNPEVPSLLLTVNPSALLFNQIAAAPIQNNSQAQGAELDPSKNFTPEGLRVPDGKSLLLVGGNVSMNGGGLFAFGGRVELGGLAEPGTVGIDLNGNNLSLNFPDSVLRANVSLRGANVNVRAANGGSIAINARNLKILRGSQLRAGIGRGLGGSNVKAGDIVINATETFTIADADTFVSNAVLTEAKGKGGDVQISAGSLSVNGGAQLYAGTYGQGDTGSVTINVRDTASFDGENQKARSLNSGAFSKVESSGIGQGGNVNLQARLLTLTNGAVLEANTVGKGNAGAVNIHARDIVIDGQSTLLESSGVYSQVETAYYPAYRQGVGQGGDINITADSLSVTNGGVITTSTLGRGDAGKVFINARDIVFNGMGRFDKNKKIRQSSAATSAVRDIGVGQGGSVNVTAESLRVSNGASLSTSTLGQGSAGNVFINAHNIVLDGVGSYLNEVQPYFLPSGVYSQMETEYVGQGGSINITADSLSATNGAVITTSTVGRGDAGNVFISARDIVIDGMDRNGFSSGVFSTADKEAIGNGGYIDISTSSLSISNGAKVSTISQGNNNAAGSIKVAARSIRLDNGVAIIAETASGKSGNITLENHRENLDLLLIRRSSRISTTAGIENQGGDGGNITINAPHGFIIAVPNENSDITANAFTGRGGNVKISAFGVYGTQFRDKENPQTSDITASSQFGINGTVELNTPDIDPNSGLVELPIIPVDTQVAQGCYSPGYAQNRFVITGRGGLPANPKDILTPDAPQIDWVSFKPSSSNRSLPPVTIKPTISTPQRIVEATGATLNAKGQIVLSANSSTATPRTFKQNPIQCNGR; from the coding sequence ATGTCAGGAATAACTCAAGATTGGTGGTGGGGTTGTAGTTTGGTAATGGGAGGTATGCTAATTGCTTCTTCGCCAGAGTACGTTTTTGCTCAAATTACCCCGGATGGTACTTTGCCTAATAATTCCATCGTTACACCAGATGGTAGCACTCTCAATATTACTGGAGGAACACGAGCAGGTAAAAACTTGTTTCACAGCTTTGGCGAGTTTTCTGTTCCTACTGGCGGTACTGCTTCTTTTAATAATGCTCTTGATATTCAGAATATTATTAGCCGAGTAACAGGTGGGTCAGCTTCTAATATTGATGGGATAATCAGCACTAAGGGTACAGCTAACCTATTTCTGATAAATCCCAACGGCATTATTTTTGGTCAGAATGCTCAATTAAATGTTGGTGGCTCTTTTATTGCGACTACAGCCAATGCGATTGGATTTGGCAATTTAGGTTTTTTCAGTGCTACTAATCCAGAAGTGCCTTCACTGTTGCTAACGGTCAACCCTTCCGCTCTGTTATTTAATCAAATTGCAGCAGCGCCGATTCAAAATAACTCACAAGCACAAGGAGCAGAATTAGACCCGTCAAAAAATTTTACTCCTGAAGGTCTACGTGTTCCTGATGGTAAAAGTTTGCTGCTTGTAGGTGGCAACGTTAGCATGAATGGCGGCGGATTGTTTGCTTTTGGTGGTCGAGTTGAGTTGGGAGGATTGGCAGAACCTGGAACTGTAGGAATTGATCTGAATGGCAACAATTTGAGTTTGAATTTTCCTGATAGTGTATTACGAGCAAATGTGTCTCTTAGGGGTGCTAATGTAAATGTACGCGCAGCCAATGGCGGAAGTATCGCCATCAACGCCAGAAACTTAAAGATTTTGCGAGGAAGTCAACTGCGGGCAGGAATAGGAAGAGGGCTAGGGGGATCTAACGTAAAAGCTGGAGATATTGTAATTAATGCTACAGAGACATTCACTATTGCTGATGCTGACACTTTTGTTTCTAATGCAGTGCTAACAGAGGCAAAAGGCAAAGGAGGTGATGTCCAAATATCGGCGGGGTCGTTGTCTGTTAACGGTGGTGCTCAGCTGTATGCTGGCACTTACGGACAAGGAGATACAGGTAGCGTAACTATTAATGTCCGTGATACAGCTTCCTTTGATGGAGAAAACCAAAAAGCTCGTAGTTTGAACAGTGGTGCATTTAGCAAAGTGGAATCATCTGGCATCGGTCAGGGGGGTAATGTCAATCTTCAAGCAAGGTTACTCACACTAACCAATGGTGCTGTACTAGAAGCCAATACCGTAGGAAAGGGAAATGCGGGTGCTGTAAATATTCATGCCCGTGATATTGTCATTGATGGGCAAAGTACCCTATTAGAAAGTAGTGGTGTATACAGCCAGGTTGAAACAGCATATTACCCTGCGTACCGCCAAGGCGTGGGTCAGGGAGGTGATATCAACATCACAGCCGATTCGCTTTCTGTCACTAATGGTGGTGTTATAACTACCAGCACTCTTGGGCGGGGGGATGCAGGTAAGGTGTTCATCAACGCTCGCGATATCGTCTTTAACGGGATGGGTAGATTCGATAAAAATAAAAAAATCAGACAATCCAGTGCTGCTACGAGCGCTGTCAGAGATATTGGCGTGGGTCAGGGGGGCAGTGTAAATGTTACAGCAGAGTCGCTAAGAGTAAGCAATGGCGCTTCTTTAAGTACCAGTACCTTGGGGCAGGGAAGTGCGGGAAACGTGTTCATTAACGCCCACAATATTGTCTTGGATGGAGTAGGCTCATATTTGAATGAAGTGCAACCGTATTTCTTACCCAGTGGTGTATATAGCCAGATGGAAACAGAATATGTGGGTCAGGGGGGCAGTATAAATATTACAGCGGATTCACTTTCTGCCACTAATGGTGCTGTCATAACTACCAGTACTGTTGGACGGGGAGATGCAGGAAACGTATTCATCAGTGCCCGCGATATTGTCATTGATGGGATGGATAGGAACGGATTTTCTAGTGGAGTCTTCAGCACAGCAGACAAGGAAGCCATAGGTAATGGTGGTTACATAGACATCTCTACCAGTTCACTTTCTATCAGCAATGGTGCTAAAGTCTCTACCATTAGTCAAGGGAATAATAACGCGGCAGGCAGTATAAAAGTTGCAGCACGCTCTATCCGGTTGGATAACGGAGTTGCGATCATAGCCGAAACTGCCTCTGGTAAAAGTGGCAATATTACCTTAGAAAATCATCGGGAAAATCTAGATTTGTTATTAATTCGCCGTAGCAGTAGAATTTCTACAACCGCAGGCATTGAAAACCAGGGTGGAGACGGTGGAAACATCACTATCAATGCTCCTCATGGCTTTATTATTGCTGTCCCCAATGAAAATAGTGATATTACTGCTAATGCTTTCACAGGTAGGGGAGGGAACGTTAAAATCAGCGCTTTTGGTGTTTACGGCACTCAATTTCGAGACAAAGAAAACCCACAAACAAGCGATATCACTGCTAGTTCCCAGTTTGGCATTAACGGTACTGTAGAACTAAATACTCCAGATATCGACCCTAACAGTGGCTTGGTTGAATTGCCAATAATACCAGTTGACACTCAGGTAGCCCAAGGCTGTTATAGTCCAGGTTACGCCCAAAACCGATTTGTGATTACTGGACGCGGCGGTTTACCAGCCAATCCGAAAGACATACTCACTCCTGATGCGCCACAAATAGATTGGGTGTCTTTTAAACCTAGTAGCAGTAACCGCTCTCTACCACCTGTCACTATTAAACCAACTATCTCTACTCCTCAACGGATTGTTGAAGCTACAGGCGCAACGTTGAATGCCAAAGGTCAAATAGTCCTCAGTGCTAATTCATCCACCGCTACTCCTCGCACTTTCAAGCAAAACCCAATTCAGTGTAATGGTCGCTAA